GAGGTCCTCGGTCCGGAGGGTCCGGCCTTCCCGGTAGGCCCGCGCCGCGAGGTTGTCCTCGGCCCACAGCGGCGTGGTCGTGTAGTAGCCGTCGGTCGGAACGCCCTTCGAGACGGCCTGCGGGACGAGTTCGTCGTCCTCGACGGTGTCCACCGCACAGAGGTCGAATTCGAGCAACTGCTCGGCGGTCTCGACCGCCAGTTGGCAGGCGTCCTCGACGCTCCCGCACTTCTCCAGCATGACCGCGACCTCGTGGAGTTCCTTGGTCTTGCGCTTCTCGGCTTCGAGGCGCTCTTTCAGTCGCTCGCGCTCGCTCACGTCTCGGACGACGGCCGAGAAGTAGTGTCGGCCGTCGCGCTCGGTCTCGCGGAACGACACCGCCAGCGGAATCTCGCGGCCCTCGCGGTGGCGGCCGGGTAGCTCCACGTAGTCGCGCTGGACGAACCCCTCGTCCTCGCACAGCGACTGGACCGACTCGGTCACGTCGTCGCGGACCGATTCGGCGAGCAGTTTCGTGACCGACTCGCCGACGACTTCGTCCGGTTCGTACCCGAAGACGCGCTCGACGGCCTCGTTGGCGAACGCGACCTCGCAGTCGCCGTCGACGGTGACGATGGGGTCGGGCGACCCCTCGACCAGCGTCTCGAACTGGTCGGACAACCGGTCGCGCTCGCGCTCGACGCTCCGGAACTCGGTCTCGCGTTCGATTCGACGGGCGGTCCGCGCGGGCAATCCGTCTCGCGGTCTACTCGGGACGAACGACACGCCCGACGGCGCGCGACGGACCGACTCGGCGAGCAGGACTCGCGCGACGTCGGGGTAGAGTCTCCCGACCGCGTCGAGCAGTTCGCCGCCGTCCACGTCCGCGAGGTCGGCCTCGGCGACCACGCAGTCTACCTCGCGCGCTTCGAGGCGGTCGAGCGCGCTCGCGCCGTCGCGCTCGCTCGTCACGTCTGCGGTCGGGAGCGCCGCGGCGACCGCGTCTCCGCGAGTCGGGTCGCCGACGTACACCACCTCCAGCGCGGACCCCACCGCTCGGCTTCGTTCCCCCTGCGGCCTGAGCATCGTTCACTGGACAGACACTCCGTCGTTGTTAGCGTTTCGCCTCTGGTGTGGACCGAATCCCACTATCCGCGACGATATTCATTGAAATTGCGCTCTCACGTTTGTAAATGACATTTTCTAGACGTTACGTTGCGAGATGTAAACCTGAGCCGATTCGAGGTAGGTCGGCTGATTCGCGGTGCAGACGCCGTTCGCTCGGCCGGTTCATAGTGCGGTCGTGACTTCCTTCCGCCGTCGTTCGCTCGCGTCGTTCCGACGAGACGACGCTTCTGTAACCATTAAGAGCCGGGGGCCTCACGTCTCGGGTATGCGACTGGAGGAGTACTGGGGCGTCGGACCCAAGACGCGCGAGCGACTCGAAGCCGAACTCGGCACCGAGCGCGCGGTCGAGGCCATCGAGTCCGGCGAGGTCCGGGCGCTCGTCGCCGCGGGTCTGCCCCGCGGGCGCGCGACCCGCATCCTCCGCCGAGCGAACGGCGGCGAGGGCATGTCGGTGCTGGCGACCCGCGACACCCGCGCCGTCTACAAGGAACTGCTCGACGTGGCCAGCGGCTACGCCGTGACCGAGGACGCGGCCGACCGCATCCGAGTGCTGACGCCGCTGATGGAGCGAGAGACGGCCGAGGCGCGCCTCGACTCCGTGATGGACGCCGCGGAGTCGTGGGCCGGACTGGACGGCGAGACCCGCGAGGCGGTGCTGTCGGCGTTCGCCGAGTACGCCGAGGACGACCGCATCGGCGGCGAAGAGGCCGCGGTCCGGACCGCGCTGGCGCTCCGAGACGCCGGCCTCTCGACGGGAGCGTTCTCGCGCGTGGCCGACATCGACCGCGGCGATTTGGAGGCCGCGGCGTCGGCGCTGAGCGACCTCGACGGCGGCGACGTCGCCCGCGGCGTGGACGACGAACTCGACTCCCTACGCGACGCGCTCGACGGCGTCGAATCCCTCTCGGCCGACTCGCTCGACGCGATGCAGGAGATACGCGAGGAGGCCCGCGCCGGGGCCGAGTTCGGCGAGGTCGTCGTGGACTACGTCGCCAGCGAGACCGACGCCGGGTTCCGGCGCGTCCGCGACGCGACGCCCGACGAGGCGGTGGACGCGACCGACTTCGTGAACGCCACGCTCCGGGAACTCACCGACGACCTCCGGGAGTCGGTCGCGGAGCGCGAACGGTCGGTCGCCCGGCGCTTGCGCGGCCGCATCGCCGAGAACCGCGACGCGATAGACGCCGCGAGCGCGGCGGTGTCGGACCTCGCGTTCAACCTCTCGTTGGCCCGATTCGCGGTGGACTTCGACCTCGTCCGGCCCTCGTTCGTCGAGAACGGCTTCGCGGTCCGGAACGCCCGGAACGTCTCCATCGAGGCCAGCGACGAGGCGGTTCAGCCAGTGACCTACGCGGTGGGCGGTCACGACCTGCCCGGCGACTCCGAGTCCGAGGACCCGACCCCTCCCAGCGGCGACCGCGTCTCGGTCCTGACCGGCGCGAACTCCGGGGGTAAGACGACCCTGCTCGAGACGCTCTGTCAGGTCGCGCTGCTCGCCCAGATGGGCCTGCCGGTCCCGGCCGAACGGGCCGAGGTGTCCATCTCCGAGGACATCGTCTTCCACCGCCGCCACGCGAGTTTCAACGCCGGCGTGCTGGAATCGACGCTCCGGAGCATCGTCCCGCCGCTGACCGAGGGCGCGAACACCCTGATGCTCGTCGACGAGTTCGAGGCCATCACCGAACCGGGGAGCGCCGCGGACCTCCTCCACGGTCTGGTCCGACTCACAGTGGACCGCGGTGCTTTGGGGGTCTTCGTCACTCACCTCGCCGACGACCTCAAGCCCCTGCCGGAGAAGGCCCGGAAGGACGGCATCTTCGCCGAGGGACTGGACGACGACCTCGAACTCGAAGTGGACTACCAGCCCCGGTTCGGCACGGTCGGGCGGTCCACGCCGGAGTTCATCGTCTCGCGTCTGCTCGCCGGCGCGGACGAACGCGCCGAGCGCGCCGGATTCGAGACGCTGGCCCGCGCGGTCGGAGAGGAGGCCGTCCAGCGCACGCTGGACGACTGGTCGCCCGAAGCCAGCGCCGACGACTGACCGAACCGCAGTTCGCCGCGCGAGTCTGCCGTCGCCCCACTCGTCCTCACCTCTGGCTGATTTCCCGTCATTTAATACCCGAACGTGTCTCCGAACGTTCATGGACAGACGCCAACTGCTCGTCGCCGGCGCGGCGTTCTTCGCCGGATGTACCGGTGGAGAACCCGACCCGGCGACCGGCGACGCGGAGACGCGGACGACGACCGCCGGAGAAACGACCGCGGCGGAAACGTCCGCGACGACACGGACGACCACGGAAACCGAAACGACCACGACCGAGACGACCGAGACCGAAACGGAGCGGACCACCGAGACGAAGAAACCCAACGAGAACCTCGTCGAGGCCCGAGATGCACTCCGGACGGCCTTCGAACTCTACACGTCCAATGCGAAATCTTCTGACGCCGAGGTGTCGATACTCGACGTGAACGTCGCGTCCGGCGGATTCCCGCGAAGCAAAATGAACGTTCGACTCAAAGAGGCCCGCGATGCGCTCGGCGACGCCGGGGAGACCGCCACCGACGAGGAGAAGAGGACCATCTCCGAACTTCGGGACGTGGCGCAGTTCTTGGAGTTAGCCTCGTACGTGGACCTCTACCTAGGTCGCTCGTACCGACACTTCCGGAAACTCGTCTCGAAACTGTACGAGGGCGAGTACCGGAACGCCAAGATTGTACGCGAGGAGATGGTCGAGGACAGACGGAAAGCCGACGACTACCGATGGAAGGTCGGCAAGAAGACCGATGCGGCGAGTGCGGACGCGACCGACCTGTTCACGAAGTCCGAGTACGAGAAGAAGGTCAAACAGGTGCAACGGAGCGTCGGCAACGTGAAAACGCTCGAATCGCTCGCGGAGAAACTCGTCGACGGATTCGAGCGCTTCTCGGACGCGAACGACCGGTACGATTCGGGGAGTTACAACGACGCCGCCTCGTCGTACTATCGGGCCGGAAATTTGCTCGAAGATGTGAGCGACACGCTCTCCAATGCCGGTTTAGTGGACCCTCTATCGACGAAAACCGAGCGCCTGACGTGCGTCCTCGACGCACTCGTCGAAGCCACCGAACACATGGAAGAAGCCGCCGAGGCACAGGAACGCGTGGAGAACGCCGACGACGCCGACGAGCGACGGTCGGCGCGCGACGACGCCCAACGCGCGGAGCGAGACGCGCGGGACGCCGCGGAGTCGTGCGACGAGGTATCGAAGACGATAGCGGTCGTCGAGAATCTGGGGTGACCTGATTCTTTCCGGATTCACCGGTACGACTCGACTCTCGTTTGGAATCCGATTCCGGTCAGAAGAACATCGCCCACGCGATGAGACCCATCGTCATCAGGGCCAACAGCGCGGGGAGAAGCGCCAACAGCGCGTTCGTCAGTTTGCCGGCGCGTCGCTCGTTGTCCACCGGCCGCAGTACGCTGTATCCGCACTCGACGCACTGCTTGCGGTCGGTCCGGTGCTTTCGGCCGCAGTCCTTGCACTTCCACTGTTTTGGCCCGATTCCCATGTAACGTTGGCCGACCCCACGAACTCGGGGGTGTTAGCTTTTGCGACCTGTCTCGGGACCGACGACTGGAGAAAGCGGAGGTGAACCGCCGAGTCGCGTCGTTTACCCCGGTGAGACGCTCTAACAAATTTTAAGTGCGATTGCGTATATATTTCACTCGTGTCATCTCCGCAGTCTCCTCCCTCCAACACGCTGTTGGCGGGGTTTGCTTCGCCCGAAGACGCGATTCCAGAGGTGTGTGAGGCTCTGGGCCGTCCTGCGGAGACGAATCTGTTGGTCATCTCCTACAGCGACAACCCCGACGCGTGGGTCCGCAACTGGCAGCGCACGGCGGGCGAACGCCCGTCGGAGTTCGGGTTCGTGAACGTCGGTGCCAAGACGCGTTCGGCCGTGGCCGCGAGCGGTTCGGGTTCGACCGCTCGCTCGCCGTCGCCGGGCGACACCTTACCGGTCGCCGCCGCCGTCTCTGACCCGGCCGACCTCGGTCGCGTCGGCGTCCGAGCGAGCGAGTACCTCGAAGCGTGGGCGGACGACGACCGCCGGTCGGTGGTCGTCCTCGACTCGCTGACCGCCCTGCTCGACGCCGCGACCCTCGAACGCGCCGCCCACTTCGTCCACGTCTTGGCCGGCCGCGTCGAGAGCGTGGACGGCCGCGGGTACTTCCTGATGGACCCGGTGGACCACGACGACGTTTCGGTCGGCGTCTTCAGGGAGTACGTCGATGCGGTCGTCGACCTCGACGCCTCGCTCTCGGAGTAACACTACGTTCGGCGGTCAGTCCTCCATACACTCGCTCTCGGGACTCTCTCGTCCGCATGCGTCGTGTCCTTCTTCGCTGCGTTCCCTCGATTGTCGCTCCTGAGTCTTGTCGTCGCTTCGTCCCCGCTCGATGTCTTCCCTCGCGCGCTTTTTCGACCTTCTCTGCCAGCGGTGAGGGAAGGAACACTTATCCGGCAGGCGCGCCACCCCCGGCGTACGAATGGCAGGCCGCGAGCGAGGTGAGAGCGACGGCGAGGAGCGCGAACGCGACCGAATCACGCGACTCCGCGAGGAGGCCCGCGAGCGGTGGGGTCGGGCCGACGACGACGCCGAATCGGCCGCGGCCGACCTCGACAGCGTCGACCCCGAGAGACGCGCCGCGGCGGCGTGGGCGCTCGCCGAACTCGCGGCCGAGGACCCGGACCGCTCTCGACGAATCTCGGTCGAGTCCGACCTCGCGCCGCTGTTGACCGACGACGACGAGTGGGTCCGCCGCGGTGCCTCGTGGGCCATGGCGAACGTGGCCGACCGACACCCCCACCGCGCCCACGCCGCGCTCTCCGAAGTCACCGAGAGTCTGGGCGACGAGGACCCGCTGGTCCGGGAGAACGGCGTCCTCGCGGTCTCGGAAGTCGCCCGCGAGTACCCCCGCGCCGCCGAACCCGCGCTGAGTCGCCTCGCCGAACTCGTCCGGGAGGACGACGGACTCGCGCGCCGGTACGCCGCCGAGACGCTCCGCCGACTCGTCGCGGAACTCGACGAGGCCGGTTTCCCCGAGAGCATCGCGGCCGCGCCCGACGTGGCGGCGTTCCTGTCCGACGAGGCGGGCGTCGTCGTGACCGACGACGAGGGCGACGGCCGACCGATTCGGGTCGGCGAGTCGAGCGACTCTCCGGCGGACGACGAACGCGAGGGCGGCACCCGGAACCGACCCGAGACCGACGACCGCGGCCCGCCGGACCAACTCCCCGGCGCGCCGGAAATCGACGCCGGGCGCGGCGACTTCGAACACCTCGGGGATCTCGGCACCGGTCTGCTCACCGCCGCCGCGAAGGCCCGCGCGCCGACGCGAGGCGACGGCGGCCAGCACGCCGTGGTCGTCCTTCGAACGCTCCGCCCCGACGTGAGTCCGAACCCGACCGACTTCGAGGACGCGCTCCGGGCGTGGGCGGCCGTGGACGACCACCCGCACGTCGCGCCCGTCCTCGCTCGCGGCCCGAACCCCCGGCCGTGGGTCGCCACGGAGTTTCTCGACGGCGGGAGTCTGCGCGACCACGTCGGTTCGGTCGGGTTCGAGCGCGCGGTCTGGTACGCCCACTGCCTCGCCACGGCGGTCTCGCACGCCCACGCTCGCGGCGTCGTCCACGGCGCGCTCCGGCCGAGCGCGGTCGGGTTCTCTCGCACTCTCGGCGCGTGGCCGGTCCCGAAGGTCGGCGAGTGGGCCTTCGGCGACCTATTGGCCGAAGTGCAGGAACGCCCGGTGGCACCCGGCTTCGCCGCGCCGGAACACGTCGCGCCCGAGCGGTTCGGCGGCCCCGACTCCTCGACCGACGTGTACCAACTCGGCGCGCTCTGCTACGCGCTGTTCGCCGGCCGACCGCCCTTCGTCGGCGACGCGACCGAAATCGTCCGTCGGGTCCGCCGCGAAGAACCTTCGCCGCCCAGTGAGTTCGCCGAGTGCGTGCCCGAGGCCGTCGACGACCTGCTCGCGCGGGCGCTGACCAAACGGAAGCAGGCCCGCTTCGAGACGGCCGCCGACTTCCGGCGCGAGTTGGAGGTCGTCGCGCGTGACCTGTCGCTATCCTACGAACTGTAACTGAAATCCCCGTCAGAATCTCGAACCCGGATTCGCCCCTCTTCGCCGGCGACGTTCTCGGTATCGGCCGCCCGCCGCCGATTACCGGCCGCCCGCCGGGCCGTCGTCGTGGAAGTACAGCACTCGCTCGCTCTCGCCGCGGGCCCGTTCCTCGTCGGCGTCGTACCGACTCGAACACCGTCGCGTGTACTTCGTCAGGGCCGAGAACGGCGGCCCGCCGAACACGTCGGCCCAGCGGTCGCCACGCTCCACGACGACGCGCTGGTCGTAGGCTTTGCCACAGACCGGGCAGGGCGTCTCGTCCGGGTCGTGGGAGTGCACGTCGGACTAGACGGGCGCGGAGGCTTTCAATCTCCCGGCGTCGGCCGGGCGGCATTTCGCGGTCCCGATTCGGCCGAGTGACTTCGCGCGGCCGCGACTTGGCCGCCCTCGACCGAGACCCGACTCCGCCCGCATTTAAGTGGCCTCGATTCGACCCACCGACAAGAATGGCGCTCGCGCCCCTCACCGCGCACGCCTCTGGGGACGCCAGCGCCGCGGTCGTCCACTTCCTCGGGTCGGTTCTCGTGACAGCGGCGGCCGTCTTCTTCGGCTACTACGCCGTGTTGAACCTCCGCCTGAATCGGCTGGCGTCCCAAGCGCCGTTCTGGCGCTACCTCGCGCTGGTCGGCGCGACGGCGGGTCTGTACGGCGTTCTCGGGGTCGCCGAGACGCTGGTCCGCTCGCGGGCGCTTACCGCGTTCGGTCACGGGGCGCTCCTGTTCTGCATCGTCTTCCTCGCGTTCTCGATGCGGGAGGTATACTACGAGTCGGCGTTGGCCCCCTCGCCGGCGGACCAGCGCTTCTCGCTGGCGACGCTCCGCCGCGTCGAGGCCGGATTCGTGGTCGTCATCCTCGTAGAGTGGGTCGCGGTTCTACTCATCGACCAGTCACTCGTCGCGCAGTTCGTCAAGGGAGTCGGCAGCGTCGCGTTCGCCGCGTACGGTGCAGTGTTCGCCGAGAAACTGGAGGCGATGGCCCGCGGAACCGCGCTCGACACCCTCCGGCGACACCTGATTCCGGTGCTGGTCTCGCTGGGCGTCCTCGGGTTCGCCGACCTCGGAGTCGTAGTCGGCCTCGACCCCGTCGTCGTGCAGGCCGTAGAGAGCGTCTTCGTCGTCCTCGTCGCTGGCTTTCTCGTCACTGCGACCATCCGTCTCCAGCAGAACGTCGAAGGTCTCTCGGCGGGATGAGTATCGGGTCCGCAGTGGGACGTTCCGAGGCCACCGGTCCGGGGGCGTATCGAACAATCGGCAGGAGAGCCACCTTCTTCCGGCGTCTCGAACGCCGAACTGGTCGGAAATCATTAGTATGAGTCCGTAGTTTGGCAGTTCGGGGGTTGCCAGATGGGAACACACGACGACACGCTATCGAGACGTACGTATCTGAAAGCGACTGCCGGAGCGAGCGCCGCGGGACTCGGGAGTCTGACCGGTCTGCTCGGGCAGGACATGCAGACGCTAGAAGTACAGCACTGGTGGACCGGCGGCGACGGCGCGCAGGCGATTCAGGCCCTGTTCGAGGGGTTTCAGGAGCAGTATCCGGACATCAAGGTCAATCAGAACCCGGTGTCGGGCGGTGCGGGCCAGAACCTTCAGACCGTCATCAAGAAGCGCGTCCTGAACGACAATCCGCCGAGTTCGTGGCAGGCGTGGCCGGGCGCGAACCTGCTCCCGTACACGCGGGCGAACAAGTTGGAGAACATCGAGGAGTCGGTGTGGTCGAAGAACAACATGAAGTCGGCTTACCTGCAGGGACCGAAACAGGCCGCCCAACCGTCGGGCAACTACGTCACGGTCCCGCTGAACATCCACCGCATCAACAACCTGTTCTACAACGTGAACGTCGTCGAACAGGCCGGGGTGGACCCGTCGTCCATCTCGAAGCCCAGCGACCTCGTGGGCGCGCTCGAACAGGTCAGTAACAACACGCAGGCCGCCGGGATGGCCCACCAGACTAAATCCGGGTGGTCGACGCTCCAACTCTGGGCGACGGTCCTGCTCGGCGAACACGGACTGAACACCTACACCGCGTTCACCGAGGGGAAGATAGAGCAGAACCAGCAGGCCATCAAGAACTCGCTCCAGATAGTCAAAGACTACAAGCAGTACTTCAACGACGACGCAGGGTCGGTCGGGTGGACCGAGGCGAACACCAAGATAATCAACGGACAGGCCGGGTTCTTCCATCAGGGCGACTGGGCCGCCGGGATGTACTCGCCGGACAACTTGGCGTTTCAGGAGGGGTGGAATCAGGTCACGTTCCCCGGAACGGACGGCTACTACATGCTCAACATGGACTCGTTCCCCTTCCCGAAGAACAACCCGTCGCCGGAGGCCACGACCCGATTCCTGCGCTACGTCGGGAGCGTGGACGCCCAGCGCCGGTTCAACCCGAAGAAAGGGTCGATTCCGCCCCGAACCGACGTCCCGCAGGACGCCTTCGGGCCGTTCCTCCAGCGCCAGATGAAGGACTTCAAGAACTCGGAAGCCCAGCCGCCCTCGACGGCCCACGGACTCGCGGTGGACCCCGAGACGCTGACGAACCTCGAAGACGCGATGGCGACGTTCATCTCGTCGTGGAACGTGGACCGGACCTATCAGGGCATCGCGCAGGCGTTCCAGTAGGTCGGCGGACTCCTTCTTTTCCGAAGAACGGTCTCCCAAAGCAGTCGCTACGACGGTAGAAACAGGGCGGCGATGACCGCCCCGGTTGTCAGAGGCACAGTTTCGAGTACGACTCCCTTGCCTGCGACGCCGGGGCGTCTGACAGGCGTTTCGAACAGTGTCCGAGAAACGGTTAGGTGTACTGCATGCTATGACGCCTCTTTAAGACCCCATCCGAGGCTTACGCCGAGAACTCGGCGTCCTCGGGGGTCTCGACCGACCGACGCTCGTACAGTCGCTTGCGCGCGTCGGGGACGTACAACTGCTCCTCGACGAGTTCCTGGTCTTCGAGTTTGGTCAGCGCGTCGCGGGTCGTCCGCGGCGGGAGGAGCGCCTGCTCGCGAATTTGGCCCTGAGTCAGCGGTGCGTCCGCCTGCTCTAACACCTTGTAGACGAGTTTCGCACTCGGCGGGAGGTTCAGAAGTCGCTCGAATCGTTGCTCCGGAGTCGTCTCCGGGTCACTGCCCGTGGCAAAAACGATCACTGGTCTTCGACATAGCCACCGAAGGATACTTCCTCGACCGACTTAGTTGTTCTGCTAAAAAATACTGAATAAATTTTCCCGGCTCCGCTCTCCACCCGCTTGGTCGCGGTCGGTGGGGCTTCGGCGATATATCTGATTGGAGGACAGTTCGGTCGCTCGATTCGGTCGCGGGTTCATCCCCGCGTCCAGACCTGTCGCGTAGTCCGACGCGAGTCCGAGACTGTACCGACTTACGTCGCGACGAACGTTTCGGCCTCGTAACCACAAGATATAAGTTTATATTGTTGCATGATTCAGTCGGTAACTAGCGGCGACACGACTCCCTCCCGAAACGACTATGTCCCCTGATCAACCGACCGTTCTCGTCGTCGACGACGAGCAAGACGTTGCCGACCTCTACGCGATGTGGTTGCAAGACGACTATCGCGTGCTGAGTGCCTACGAGGGCGACGACGCACTCACCGTCCTCGACGACACCGTGGACGTCGTTCTCCTCGACCGTCGGATGCCGGGCCAGTCCGGCGACGAAGTACTCGAAGTCATCCGCGACCGCGACATCAACTGCCGTGTCGTCATGGTGACCGCGGTCAAACCCGACTTCGACATTCTGGAGATGGGCTTCGACGACTACCTCGTCAAGCCGGTCTCGAAGGACGAACTCCACGAAGTCGTCGAACAGATGTTGACCCGCGTCGATTACGGCGCACAACTGCAGGAGTACTTCTCGCTGGTCTCGAAGAAGGCGGTCCTCGAATCCGAGAAGGACCCCGAGACGCTGTACGCCAACGAGGAGTACACCGAACTCGAAACCGAAATCGAGGAACTCGGTGCAGAAGTAGACGACACCCGCGGACAACTCGATGACCACGACGACTTCGTCGGCGCGTTTCAGGACCTCTGAATCGTCGCTACACTTTTCCGTTCTCCTCCTCACTCGTCGCTGTCGACCCCAGCGTGCCGGTCGAGAATGCGTGACCGACTCCGGAGCAGCGTCGAGAGGTGGTCTTCCCCCTCGAAGACGGTCACCCCCGCGGTCGGCAGCGTCTCGGCGAGGCGTCGAGCGCCCGCGACCGGGACGTTCTCGTCGCGGTCGCCGTGCCACAGTCTGACCGGCGTCTCGACGTCGGTCAGCGCGAACTCCCACTCCCGAACCGCCTGCTCGCTCTCAGAGACCATCCCTTCGCGGTGGGAGTCGAGCGCGCGGACGAAGTCCTCTCTTACGATTTCGGCCGCCTCGTCGGGTATCTCGTCGGCGTCCGCGGTGTACTGCCCGACCACGACCGAGGGCGGCCCGCGCTTAGCCAGCCACGTCTGGACGCCCAGCAGTCCCGTCAGGAGGCGCGGCGTCTTCGCGGCCAGCGCCCCGAGGAGTCGAATCGTGACTGGCGTCTCGTCTCGGAGCGACGGCGGGGTCGCGCCCGACACGAGGTCGATTTCCGTCACGCGCTCTCCGCAGGTCGCCGCGAACGCGAGCGCGTGGGCCGCACCGCCGGAGAACGCGACGACGCCGACCCGTGAGACGCCGGCGTCGTCCAGCACCGCCCGCAGGTAGTCCGTGTCGGTCGGCGACGGGTCGGGGCGCGGCGTCGAGTCGCCGTACCCGGGCCGCTCGATTGCCAGCAGTCTGACGCCGCGCCGTCGCGCCGCCTCGTCGTACAACTCGCCGAGGACGTGCGACCCCGGCGTCCCGTGGAGGAACGCGACCGGCGTGGCGTCCGTCGCGGCGTCCGTGGCCCCGTACTCGGCGTACGCGACGCGCCGGCCGTCGCCGACGGTGACGGTTCGGACTGCCGAATCCGGCGACACTGCCTCGGACCGTCCCTCGGTGCTCTCCCTGTCGTCGCTCGACGGCGCTCCGGTCGCTCCCTCGGCGCGTTCCGGCTTCATGTCCGTCGGTTGCGGTTCGACTTGAGTGTATATTTCCCCGGATTCATGCGGCCATTTATAAGCTGCGCGTCCGTCGCGTCTCCCGTGAAGCGCGTCTCGTTCAGCGTCCGCTACTCGGGTGAGTTGGCTCACCCGATTCACCGTCGCATGATGGCTGGCCACCCGGTCTCGCGCATGGAACTGCTAATGTGGGGACCGATGGTCTCGGTCACGACGCTCTCGTGGTTCGATGCCGACCGCGAGGCGACCGCCGACGTGCTGGAGGCGGTCGAGTCGGTCGTCTCG
The nucleotide sequence above comes from Halorussus limi. Encoded proteins:
- a CDS encoding protein kinase domain-containing protein, giving the protein MAGRERGESDGEERERDRITRLREEARERWGRADDDAESAAADLDSVDPERRAAAAWALAELAAEDPDRSRRISVESDLAPLLTDDDEWVRRGASWAMANVADRHPHRAHAALSEVTESLGDEDPLVRENGVLAVSEVAREYPRAAEPALSRLAELVREDDGLARRYAAETLRRLVAELDEAGFPESIAAAPDVAAFLSDEAGVVVTDDEGDGRPIRVGESSDSPADDEREGGTRNRPETDDRGPPDQLPGAPEIDAGRGDFEHLGDLGTGLLTAAAKARAPTRGDGGQHAVVVLRTLRPDVSPNPTDFEDALRAWAAVDDHPHVAPVLARGPNPRPWVATEFLDGGSLRDHVGSVGFERAVWYAHCLATAVSHAHARGVVHGALRPSAVGFSRTLGAWPVPKVGEWAFGDLLAEVQERPVAPGFAAPEHVAPERFGGPDSSTDVYQLGALCYALFAGRPPFVGDATEIVRRVRREEPSPPSEFAECVPEAVDDLLARALTKRKQARFETAADFRRELEVVARDLSLSYEL
- a CDS encoding DUF7504 family protein, coding for MSSPQSPPSNTLLAGFASPEDAIPEVCEALGRPAETNLLVISYSDNPDAWVRNWQRTAGERPSEFGFVNVGAKTRSAVAASGSGSTARSPSPGDTLPVAAAVSDPADLGRVGVRASEYLEAWADDDRRSVVVLDSLTALLDAATLERAAHFVHVLAGRVESVDGRGYFLMDPVDHDDVSVGVFREYVDAVVDLDASLSE
- a CDS encoding alpha/beta fold hydrolase, with protein sequence MKPERAEGATGAPSSDDRESTEGRSEAVSPDSAVRTVTVGDGRRVAYAEYGATDAATDATPVAFLHGTPGSHVLGELYDEAARRRGVRLLAIERPGYGDSTPRPDPSPTDTDYLRAVLDDAGVSRVGVVAFSGGAAHALAFAATCGERVTEIDLVSGATPPSLRDETPVTIRLLGALAAKTPRLLTGLLGVQTWLAKRGPPSVVVGQYTADADEIPDEAAEIVREDFVRALDSHREGMVSESEQAVREWEFALTDVETPVRLWHGDRDENVPVAGARRLAETLPTAGVTVFEGEDHLSTLLRSRSRILDRHAGVDSDE
- a CDS encoding HalX domain-containing protein; this encodes MSPDQPTVLVVDDEQDVADLYAMWLQDDYRVLSAYEGDDALTVLDDTVDVVLLDRRMPGQSGDEVLEVIRDRDINCRVVMVTAVKPDFDILEMGFDDYLVKPVSKDELHEVVEQMLTRVDYGAQLQEYFSLVSKKAVLESEKDPETLYANEEYTELETEIEELGAEVDDTRGQLDDHDDFVGAFQDL
- a CDS encoding ABC transporter substrate-binding protein, with amino-acid sequence MGTHDDTLSRRTYLKATAGASAAGLGSLTGLLGQDMQTLEVQHWWTGGDGAQAIQALFEGFQEQYPDIKVNQNPVSGGAGQNLQTVIKKRVLNDNPPSSWQAWPGANLLPYTRANKLENIEESVWSKNNMKSAYLQGPKQAAQPSGNYVTVPLNIHRINNLFYNVNVVEQAGVDPSSISKPSDLVGALEQVSNNTQAAGMAHQTKSGWSTLQLWATVLLGEHGLNTYTAFTEGKIEQNQQAIKNSLQIVKDYKQYFNDDAGSVGWTEANTKIINGQAGFFHQGDWAAGMYSPDNLAFQEGWNQVTFPGTDGYYMLNMDSFPFPKNNPSPEATTRFLRYVGSVDAQRRFNPKKGSIPPRTDVPQDAFGPFLQRQMKDFKNSEAQPPSTAHGLAVDPETLTNLEDAMATFISSWNVDRTYQGIAQAFQ
- a CDS encoding MutS-related protein codes for the protein MRLEEYWGVGPKTRERLEAELGTERAVEAIESGEVRALVAAGLPRGRATRILRRANGGEGMSVLATRDTRAVYKELLDVASGYAVTEDAADRIRVLTPLMERETAEARLDSVMDAAESWAGLDGETREAVLSAFAEYAEDDRIGGEEAAVRTALALRDAGLSTGAFSRVADIDRGDLEAAASALSDLDGGDVARGVDDELDSLRDALDGVESLSADSLDAMQEIREEARAGAEFGEVVVDYVASETDAGFRRVRDATPDEAVDATDFVNATLRELTDDLRESVAERERSVARRLRGRIAENRDAIDAASAAVSDLAFNLSLARFAVDFDLVRPSFVENGFAVRNARNVSIEASDEAVQPVTYAVGGHDLPGDSESEDPTPPSGDRVSVLTGANSGGKTTLLETLCQVALLAQMGLPVPAERAEVSISEDIVFHRRHASFNAGVLESTLRSIVPPLTEGANTLMLVDEFEAITEPGSAADLLHGLVRLTVDRGALGVFVTHLADDLKPLPEKARKDGIFAEGLDDDLELEVDYQPRFGTVGRSTPEFIVSRLLAGADERAERAGFETLARAVGEEAVQRTLDDWSPEASADD
- a CDS encoding MarR family transcriptional regulator translates to MIVFATGSDPETTPEQRFERLLNLPPSAKLVYKVLEQADAPLTQGQIREQALLPPRTTRDALTKLEDQELVEEQLYVPDARKRLYERRSVETPEDAEFSA